The Virgibacillus sp. MSP4-1 genome has a segment encoding these proteins:
- the panD gene encoding aspartate 1-decarboxylase translates to MFRTMMNAKIHRARVTEANLNYVGSVTIDQDILDKVGILPHEKVQIVNNNNGARIETYVISGERGSGVMCLNGAAARQFQENDVIIIISYAVLSESELAEHQPVIALMNEDNEIDEIIYAEPPLTSI, encoded by the coding sequence ATGTTTCGCACCATGATGAATGCGAAGATCCATCGTGCACGTGTGACTGAAGCCAATTTGAATTATGTTGGAAGTGTAACGATTGATCAGGATATATTAGATAAAGTGGGCATCTTACCACATGAAAAAGTGCAAATTGTAAATAACAATAATGGAGCCAGAATAGAGACCTATGTTATCTCCGGAGAACGGGGAAGTGGTGTCATGTGTCTTAACGGAGCTGCAGCCAGACAGTTTCAAGAAAATGATGTCATTATAATTATTTCATATGCTGTTCTTTCCGAAAGTGAGCTTGCTGAACATCAGCCAGTGATTGCACTTATGAATGAAGATAATGAGATTGACGAAATCATTTATGCAGAACCACCTTTAACAAGTATCTAG
- the panC gene encoding pantoate--beta-alanine ligase, whose product MRVIRTVTEMQQLALDLKKEDKSIGFVATMGYLHEGHRKLLNAARKENDILVTSIFVNPLQFGPNEDYERYPRNEEHDEQVAQEENADVVFIPSVDEMYPVPMSLSLTMQNRVNVLCGQSREGHFDGVVTVLAKLFHIVLPDRAYFGLKDAQQFAVVDALVKDFNFPVKLRGIPTVREESGLAKSSRNVYLSAEEQIQAIHIFQALKKGQDLIKNGIKKKDRIVEEVSQFIKSHTHGKIDYVDLLTYPKLEHTDAVNQRVILATAVYFKKARLIDNLILEENGELSFTE is encoded by the coding sequence CTTGCCTTGGACTTAAAAAAGGAAGACAAATCCATTGGTTTTGTCGCAACGATGGGATATTTACATGAAGGCCATAGAAAATTACTTAATGCTGCGAGAAAAGAGAATGATATTCTTGTTACCAGTATATTTGTAAATCCCCTTCAATTTGGTCCAAATGAAGATTATGAACGCTATCCCCGTAATGAGGAACATGATGAACAAGTCGCTCAGGAGGAAAATGCGGATGTAGTCTTTATCCCGTCTGTGGACGAAATGTATCCTGTTCCCATGTCTCTAAGTCTAACAATGCAGAACAGAGTAAATGTTTTATGCGGCCAGTCCCGTGAAGGTCATTTTGATGGAGTTGTTACGGTTTTAGCTAAATTATTCCATATTGTACTACCGGACCGGGCGTATTTTGGGCTCAAGGATGCCCAGCAGTTTGCGGTGGTTGATGCTTTGGTGAAAGATTTTAATTTCCCGGTGAAATTGCGGGGAATCCCTACAGTCAGAGAAGAAAGCGGTCTTGCTAAAAGCAGCCGGAATGTTTATTTATCAGCAGAAGAACAAATACAGGCAATCCATATTTTTCAGGCTCTGAAAAAGGGACAGGACTTAATAAAAAATGGGATTAAAAAAAAGGACAGGATTGTAGAGGAAGTTTCCCAGTTCATAAAATCGCATACTCATGGTAAAATTGATTACGTTGATTTATTAACCTATCCAAAACTGGAGCATACGGACGCCGTTAATCAGCGTGTGATTCTTGCAACGGCCGTCTATTTTAAGAAGGCGCGTTTAATTGACAATCTGATTTTAGAGGAAAACGGCGAACTTAGTTTTACCGAATAA